From Streptomyces chrestomyceticus JCM 4735, one genomic window encodes:
- a CDS encoding DUF1795 domain-containing protein, whose translation MPGYRRVRLERTTFQGYPAVQWQFAYTRDGKPAHGRQLGFRAGNRTYQLNLWYLDTAEAAALRAYERVKESFRVSP comes from the coding sequence GTGCCGGGCTACCGCAGGGTCCGGCTGGAGCGCACCACGTTCCAGGGGTATCCGGCCGTCCAGTGGCAGTTCGCCTACACCCGCGACGGGAAACCGGCGCACGGGCGGCAGCTCGGCTTCCGGGCCGGGAACCGGACGTACCAGCTCAACCTCTGGTACCTGGATACCGCCGAGGCCGCCGCCCTGCGCGCCTACGAACGGGTCAAGGAGTCCTTCCGGGTGTCGCCCTGA
- a CDS encoding serine/threonine-protein kinase — MLWGLGMVGNASEVGPGRLAAGRYRLLELIGRGGMGRVWRAQDEMLDRCVAVKEIRIDEHAGEESVVQRERSLREARATARIDHPNVVRVHDVAEEGDRLWIVMQLVQARSLEQILAQDGPLSPDAAARVGAGLARALREVHAVGVLHRDIKPGNVLIDDRGAVVLTDFGIAAMQDATALTMAGMLIGSPDYMAPERVAGQEQGPPSDLWSLGATLCAAVAGQSPFTRATTLATLHAVLHEEPAIPPAAGPLREVLAALLNKAPEARPTLDEVETLLAPPARRAAAANPTEPMNAAEVVDVRTPTVADPAPDRIEAAAPAPGMDSGPRPATAPATPSTPPAPSDPPGRPRRKRQALLAAGGVLASAAAVVVILVASQGADPGARPVPGPVPAALPPPAPERAPPRTPGAATRRPRPASAAPRTASTGCRRPAGTAPRSPPATSRTARGTAPHSSPRGRTRPPAATC, encoded by the coding sequence GTGCTGTGGGGGCTGGGCATGGTGGGGAATGCGAGCGAGGTGGGGCCCGGGCGTCTGGCGGCGGGCCGATACCGCCTGCTGGAATTGATCGGACGCGGCGGAATGGGGCGGGTCTGGCGCGCCCAGGACGAAATGCTCGACCGGTGCGTCGCGGTCAAGGAAATACGTATCGACGAACACGCCGGCGAGGAAAGCGTGGTGCAGCGCGAACGCAGTCTGCGCGAGGCCCGCGCCACCGCCCGTATCGACCATCCGAATGTGGTGCGCGTCCACGACGTGGCCGAGGAGGGCGACCGGCTGTGGATCGTCATGCAACTGGTCCAGGCCCGCTCGCTGGAACAGATCCTCGCCCAGGACGGCCCGCTGTCCCCGGACGCGGCGGCCCGGGTCGGCGCCGGACTGGCCCGCGCCCTGCGCGAGGTGCACGCGGTGGGCGTGCTCCACCGGGACATCAAGCCCGGCAACGTCCTGATCGACGACCGGGGCGCCGTCGTCCTGACCGACTTCGGCATCGCCGCCATGCAGGACGCCACCGCGCTGACCATGGCCGGGATGCTGATCGGCTCGCCGGACTACATGGCGCCCGAACGGGTCGCGGGACAGGAACAGGGGCCGCCCTCCGACCTGTGGTCGCTGGGCGCCACCCTGTGCGCCGCCGTCGCGGGGCAGTCGCCGTTCACCCGCGCCACGACCCTCGCCACGCTGCACGCGGTGCTCCACGAGGAGCCCGCCATCCCGCCCGCCGCGGGCCCGCTGCGCGAGGTGCTGGCCGCCCTGCTGAACAAGGCACCCGAGGCGCGCCCCACCCTCGACGAGGTCGAGACGCTGCTCGCCCCGCCGGCACGCCGGGCCGCGGCGGCCAATCCGACGGAGCCGATGAACGCGGCCGAGGTCGTGGACGTGCGTACGCCCACGGTGGCCGACCCGGCGCCGGACCGCATCGAGGCGGCAGCCCCTGCTCCCGGTATGGACAGTGGCCCTCGGCCCGCGACGGCTCCCGCCACCCCCTCGACACCACCCGCACCGTCAGACCCACCCGGCCGTCCCCGCCGCAAGCGGCAGGCACTGCTCGCCGCCGGCGGAGTCCTCGCGTCCGCCGCCGCGGTCGTGGTGATCCTCGTCGCGTCGCAGGGCGCGGACCCCGGGGCACGGCCGGTGCCGGGGCCGGTACCGGCCGCCCTTCCGCCACCGGCACCGGAACGGGCACCGCCACGGACACCGGGAGCGGCGACCCGGCGGCCCCGTCCGGCGTCCGCCGCACCGAGAACGGCTTCGACTGGGTGCCGCCGGCCGGCTGGAACCGCACCGAGGAGTCCACCAGCGACATCACGTACAGCACGCGGGACGGCTCCACACTCGTCTCCGCGCGGCAGGACCCGTCCTCCGGCGGCGACCTGCTGA
- a CDS encoding biotin transporter BioY, with translation MSTADATTRPGAVLADLLPAADATRARVRDAALVVGGAALTGIAAQIALPVPGSPVPVTGQTFAALLVGASLGAGRGFASLALYALLGMAGLPWFAGGAAGAGGATFGYVLGMLLASTAVGALARRGGDRGPLRTAGTMAAGTALIYAVGVPFLALSTGMSLGQAVATGLVPFLIGDALKAALAMGALPTAWKLLGRRG, from the coding sequence ATGAGCACTGCCGACGCAACCACCAGGCCCGGTGCGGTCCTCGCCGATCTGCTGCCCGCAGCGGACGCCACCCGCGCCCGCGTCCGCGACGCCGCACTGGTCGTCGGCGGCGCCGCGCTCACCGGCATCGCCGCGCAGATCGCCCTCCCGGTCCCCGGCTCCCCGGTCCCGGTCACCGGCCAGACCTTCGCCGCCCTGCTCGTCGGCGCCTCGCTCGGCGCGGGCCGCGGCTTCGCCTCCCTCGCGCTGTACGCGCTGCTCGGCATGGCGGGCCTGCCCTGGTTCGCGGGCGGCGCGGCCGGCGCGGGCGGCGCGACCTTCGGCTACGTCCTCGGCATGCTCCTCGCCTCCACCGCGGTCGGCGCGCTGGCCCGCCGCGGCGGCGACCGCGGCCCGCTGCGCACGGCCGGCACCATGGCGGCCGGCACGGCCCTGATCTACGCGGTCGGTGTGCCCTTCCTCGCGCTGAGCACCGGCATGTCGCTCGGCCAGGCGGTCGCGACCGGGCTCGTCCCCTTCCTGATCGGTGACGCCCTCAAGGCCGCGCTGGCGATGGGCGCGCTGCCCACCGCGTGGAAGCTGCTCGGCCGCCGCGGCTGA